A single region of the Oncorhynchus keta strain PuntledgeMale-10-30-2019 chromosome 4, Oket_V2, whole genome shotgun sequence genome encodes:
- the LOC118370077 gene encoding N-alpha-acetyltransferase 50-like produces MKGSRIELGDVTPHNIKQLKRLNQVIFPVSYNDKFYKDVLEVGELAKLAYFNDIAVGAVCCRVDHSQNQKRLYIMTLGCLAPYRRLGIGTKMLNHVLNICEKDGTFDNIYLHVQISNESAIDFYQKFGFEIIETKKNYYKRIEPADAHVLQKSLRSPCAPPGEELQKTE; encoded by the exons ATGAAAGG AAGCCGGATAGAGCTGGGGGACGTTACGCCCCACAACATTAAACAGTTGAAACGCCTCAACCAGGTCATCTTTCCCGTCAGCTACAATGACAAGTTCTACAAGGACGTGCTCGAAGTGGGAGAGCTCGCCAAGCTAG CATACTTCAATGACATTGCGGTGGGGGCAGTGTGCTGCAGAGTGGACCACTCTCAGAACCAGAAGAGACTGTATATCATGACACTGGGCTGCCTAGCGCCCTACCGCAGGTTAGGCATAG GAACAAAGATGCTGAACCATGTGTTAAACATCTGCGAGAAGGATGGCACCTTTGACAACATTTACCT TCACGTGCAGATCAGCAACGAGTCGGCCATCGACTTCTACCAGAAGTTTGGCTTTGAGATCATCGAGACGAAAAAGAACTACTACAAGAGGATAGAGCCTGCAGACGCCCACGTGCTTCAGAAGAGCCTGCGTAGCCCGTGTGCGCCCCCTGGGGAAGAGCTGCAGAAGACCGAGTAG